A genome region from candidate division TA06 bacterium includes the following:
- the mnmG gene encoding tRNA uridine-5-carboxymethylaminomethyl(34) synthesis enzyme MnmG: MSNKYDVIVIGGGHAGIEAALACAKMGLSTALFTMSLDRIGWMSCNPSIGGLAKSQLVKEIDALGGEMGLLADAAGIQFRMLNLSKGPAVWSLRAQCDRQLYAAAAKMALERQENLDIRQGTAVRLLVEDSGSAKTVRGIVADGAREFLSRAVIIATGTFLNGLIHIGPKTFPAGRAGEPAATELSKSLTGNDLSLGRLKTGTPARVNARSVDFSKMILQPGDEDPQRFSNRTEIYEIISSRTGQKRRIWPKLKQVPCHLTYTNESTHKIISENIGSSPLYSGKIKGIGPRYCPSIEDKVVRFAGRCQHQVFIEPEGLNTEELYLNGVSSSLPEEVQEKFIHSIAGLEPAQIMRPGYAIEYDYVFPTQLFPTMEVKQISGLYLAGQINGTSGYEEAAAQGLLAGVNAALKIKKLEPLILRRDQAYIGVLIDDLVTKGTEEPYRMFTSRAEHRLLLRQDNAPERLLPLGRQLGLVDDDVWGRFQSRQEKINKELNRLSRETVFPEQANDILFSLNTAPLPEASRLADLLKRPEITYRSLLPLDQHRPDYDREIWERVEIEIKYSGYIKRQREEAEKVLDMEQKAVPADQNYSAVYGLSGEARQKLAAIRPLSIGQATRISGITPSDIGVLLVHLKKTGPQ; this comes from the coding sequence AGGGCTGGCCAAAAGCCAGCTGGTAAAGGAGATCGACGCCCTGGGCGGCGAGATGGGGCTTTTGGCCGATGCCGCTGGCATCCAGTTCCGGATGCTCAACTTGAGCAAGGGTCCGGCGGTTTGGTCATTAAGGGCTCAGTGCGACCGGCAGCTTTATGCCGCCGCCGCCAAAATGGCACTGGAGCGCCAGGAAAATCTCGACATAAGGCAGGGCACAGCTGTCAGACTGCTGGTGGAAGACTCCGGTTCTGCTAAAACAGTCCGGGGAATAGTGGCCGACGGGGCCCGGGAATTTTTAAGCCGGGCGGTGATAATTGCCACCGGTACCTTTTTGAATGGGTTGATCCATATCGGCCCTAAGACGTTCCCCGCCGGCAGAGCAGGGGAACCGGCAGCCACAGAACTCTCCAAGTCGCTGACAGGTAACGACTTAAGTCTTGGCAGGTTAAAAACAGGCACACCGGCCAGGGTCAATGCCCGTTCGGTTGATTTTTCCAAAATGATCTTGCAGCCGGGGGATGAAGACCCCCAGCGCTTTTCCAACCGGACGGAGATATATGAGATCATCAGTTCCCGCACTGGACAAAAACGTCGGATCTGGCCGAAGCTGAAGCAGGTGCCCTGTCATCTGACCTACACCAACGAATCCACTCATAAAATAATTTCCGAGAATATCGGAAGCTCGCCGCTTTACTCCGGAAAAATTAAAGGCATTGGCCCCCGTTACTGCCCCTCCATAGAGGACAAGGTGGTGCGGTTTGCCGGGCGGTGCCAGCACCAGGTGTTCATCGAGCCGGAGGGTCTGAATACCGAAGAGTTGTATTTGAACGGAGTTTCCTCCTCGCTGCCCGAGGAGGTGCAGGAAAAATTCATCCACAGCATCGCCGGACTGGAGCCGGCCCAGATCATGCGTCCGGGTTATGCCATAGAATACGACTACGTTTTTCCCACCCAGCTTTTCCCCACCATGGAGGTCAAGCAGATAAGCGGGCTTTACCTGGCCGGGCAGATCAACGGGACCTCGGGCTACGAAGAGGCCGCGGCCCAGGGCCTTTTGGCCGGGGTCAACGCGGCCTTGAAAATCAAAAAACTTGAACCGCTGATCCTGCGCCGGGACCAGGCCTATATCGGCGTGCTGATCGACGACCTGGTGACCAAGGGCACGGAAGAGCCTTACCGGATGTTCACTTCGCGAGCCGAGCACCGCTTGCTGCTGCGCCAGGACAATGCTCCGGAAAGGCTGTTGCCGCTGGGGCGTCAGTTGGGGCTGGTGGACGATGATGTCTGGGGCCGTTTCCAAAGCCGGCAGGAAAAGATAAACAAGGAGCTGAACCGCCTGAGCCGGGAGACCGTTTTTCCGGAACAAGCCAATGATATTTTATTCTCCCTGAATACTGCGCCCCTGCCCGAAGCGTCCCGGCTGGCAGATCTATTGAAGCGCCCGGAGATAACCTACCGGTCGCTTTTACCGCTGGACCAGCACCGCCCCGACTATGACCGGGAAATTTGGGAAAGGGTGGAGATTGAAATCAAGTATTCCGGCTATATCAAAAGGCAGAGGGAAGAAGCAGAGAAGGTGCTGGACATGGAACAGAAGGCGGTGCCAGCCGATCAGAACTATTCCGCAGTTTACGGGCTTTCGGGCGAGGCCCGGCAAAAACTGGCGGCCATCCGGCCGCTGTCCATCGGCCAGGCCACCCGCATCTCGGGAATTACGCCCTCGGATATCGGCGTGCTGCTGGTGCACCTGAAAAAAACCGGACCGCAATAA